In the genome of Cygnus olor isolate bCygOlo1 chromosome Z, bCygOlo1.pri.v2, whole genome shotgun sequence, one region contains:
- the HMGCR gene encoding 3-hydroxy-3-methylglutaryl-Coenzyme A reductase isoform X1: protein MLSRLFRMHGLFVASHPWEVIVGTVTLTICMMSMKMFTGNDKICGWNYECPKLEEDVLSSDIIILTITRCIAILYIYFQFQNLRQLGSKYILGIAGLFTIFSSFVFSTVVIHFLDKELTGLNEALPFFLLLIDLSRASALAKFALSSNSQDEVRENISRGMAILGPTFTLDALVECLVIGVGTMSGVRQLEIMCCFGCMSVLANYFVFMTFFPACVSLVLELSRESREGRPIWQLSHFARVLEEEENKPNPVTQRVKMIMSLGLVLVHAHSRWIAEPTSQNSTAENSVGLDENAPKRIEPNVSLWQFYLSRMASMDIEQVITLGLALLLAVKYIFFEQAETESTLSLKNPIISPVMVQKKVPENCCRKQSGLLKNNQKSNTVEAAFVPRDDNAEVIKPVLAESSTKATFVVGSSNPVETTSVINRKEEEVELPKEPRSIEECVRILGNAEKGAKFLTDAEVISLVNAKHIPAYKLETLMETQERGVSIRRQMLSQKLPEPSSLQYLPYRNYNYSLVMGACCENVIGYMPIPVGVAGPLYLDNKEFQVPMATTEGCLVASTNRGCRAICLGGGASSRVLADGMTRGPVVRLPSACQAAEVKAWLESPEGFKIVKEAFDSTSRFARLQKLLISLAGRNLYIRFQSRTGDAMGMNMISKGTEKALARLNEEFPDLQVIAISGNYCTDKKPAAINWIEGRGKSVVCEAVIPAKVVKEVLKTTTEDIVEVNINKNLVGSAMAGSIGGYNAHAANIVTAIYIACGQDAAQNVGSSNCITLMERTGATNEDLYISCTMPSIEIGTVGGGTNLLPQQACLQMLGVQGASQDNPGENARQLAKIVCATVMAGELSLMAALAAGHLVKSHMTHNRSKINLQDLQGTCTKKAA from the exons ATGTTGTCCAGACTCTTTCGAATGCATGGCCTTTTTGTGGCTTCTCATCCATGGGAAGTCATTGTGGGAACAGTGACTCTCACCATCTGTATGATGTCGATGAAGATGTTCACTGGGAACGATAAGATCTGTGGCTGGAATTACGAGTGCCCAAAACTTGAAGAA GATGTTCTGAGCAGTGACATCATAATACTGACAATCACACGCTGTATAGCAatcctttatatatatttccaatTTCAGAACCTAAGGCAACTTggatcaaaatacattttag gtattGCTGGCCTCTTCACAATCTtctcaagttttgtttttagtacAGTGGTAATTCACTTCTTGGATAAAGAATTGACAGGTTTAAA tgaagctttaccatttttcctgcttctgatCGATCTTTCAAGAGCAAGTGCATTAGCCAAATTTGCACTAAGTTCCAATTCACag gatgaagtaagagaaaatatttcacgTGGAATGGCAATTTTAGGCCCCACGTTTACACTGGATGCACTTGTGGAGTGTCTTGTGATTGGTGTTGGTACTATGTCAG gagtGCGACAGCTTGAAATTATGTGCTGTTTTGGCTGTATGTCTGTTCTTGCCAACTATTTTGTCTTCATGACCTTCTTTCCAGCTTGTGTATCCTTGGTATTAGAG ctttccCGAGAGAGTCGTGAAGGACGTCCAATATGGCAGCTTAGCCATTTTGCTCGTGttctggaagaagaagaaaataaaccaaatccTGTAACACAGAGGGTCAAAATGATAATg tcACTGGGTTTGGTTCTTGTTCATGCCCATAGTCGGTGGATAGCAGAACCAACTTCTCAGAACAGTACAGCAGAAAATTCAGTGGGATTGGATGAGAACGCACCAAAGAGAATTGAACCTAATGTTTCACTATGGCAGTTCTACCTTTCTCG AATGGCCAGTATGGATATTGAGCAAGTAATCACTCTCGGATTAGCCCTTCTCCTTGcagtgaaatacattttttttgagcAAGCAGAGACTGAATCCACGCTTTCACTGAAGAATCCCATAATATCTCCAGTGATGGTCCAGAAGAAAGTCCCTGAGAATTGTTGCAGGAAACAATCTGGacttttgaaaaacaatcaGAAATCTAACACAGTAGAAGCAGCTTTTGTTCCCAGAGATGACAATG CAGAAGTCATAAAACCTGTATTAGCAGAGTCATCAACCAAGGCTACGTTTGTAGTTGGCAGCAGCAACCCTGTGGAAACTACCTCAGTTATTAatagaaaagaggaggaagtcGAGTTACCTAAAGAGCCTCGTTCTATTGAGGAATGTGTTCGTATTCTTGGAAATGCAGAG AAGGGAGCAAAATTCCTCACTGATGCTGAGGTTATCAGCTTAGTTAATGCTAAGCATATTCCTGCATACAAACTGGAAACCTTGATGGAAACTCAGGAGCGAGGCGTGTCCATTCGCAGACAAATGTTATCACAGAAACTCCCTGAACCTTCTTCTTTGCAATATCTTCCTTATAGGAACTATAATTATTCTTTG GTTATGGGAGCTTGCTGTGAAAATGTGATTGGCTATATGCCTATTCCTGTAGGCGTAGCAGGACCATTGTATCTGGATAACAAAGAGTTTCAGGTTCCAATGGCAACAACAGAAGGATGTCTTGTAGCAAGCACCAATAGAGGATGTAGAGCAATATGT CTTGGTGGAGGAGCAAGTAGCCGCGTTCTAGCAGACGGGATGACTCGAGGACCTGTTGTAAGGCTGCCCAGTGCTTGCCAGGCTGCAGAAGTGAAGGCTTGGCTTGAAAGCCCTGAAGGCTTTAAAATAGTGAAAGAAGCTTTTGACAGCACTAGTAG GTTTGCCCGCCTACAAAAACTTCTCATAAGTTTGGCTGGTCGGAACCTTTATATCCGTTTTCAGTCAAGAACAGGGGATGCAATGGGAATGAATATGATTTCCAAA GGTACTGAAAAAGCTCTGGCAAGACTGAATGAAGAGTTTCCGGATCTTCAGGTTATAGCTATCAGCGGTAACTACTGTACAGACAAAAAACCCGCTGCTATAAACTGGATAGAAGGAAGAGGGAAGTCTGTTGTCTGTGAAGCAGTCATTCCAGCCAAAGTTGTTAAAGAA GTACTGAAGACAACTACCGAAGATATAGTTGAAGtgaatataaacaaaaatttggTGGGTTCTGCTATGGCTGGTAGCATAGGTGGCTACAACGCACATGCAGCAAACATTGTTACAGCTATCTACATTGCCTGTGGTCAG GATGCTGCGCAGAATGTGGGCAGCTCTAACTGCATCACTTTGATGGAGCGGACTGGTGCCACCAATGAAGACCTGTACATCAGCTGTACGATGCCATCTATAGAAATAGGAACTGTTGGCGGAGGCACCAACTTGCTACCACAGCAGGCCTGTTTGCAG atGTTAGGGGTTCAAGGTGCAAGCCAAGATAACCCTGGTGAAAATGCCCGTCAGCTTGCTAAAATTGTATGTGCTACAGTGATGGCTGGGGAGTTATCTCTAATggcagctcttgctgctgggCATCTAGTCAAAAGCCACATGACCCACAACAG gtcaaaaataaatctgcaagaTCTGCAAGGAACCTGCACCAAGAAGGCAGCTTGA
- the HMGCR gene encoding 3-hydroxy-3-methylglutaryl-Coenzyme A reductase isoform X2 — MLSRLFRMHGLFVASHPWEVIVGTVTLTICMMSMKMFTGNDKICGWNYECPKLEEDVLSSDIIILTITRCIAILYIYFQFQNLRQLGSKYILGIAGLFTIFSSFVFSTVVIHFLDKELTGLNEALPFFLLLIDLSRASALAKFALSSNSQDEVRENISRGMAILGPTFTLDALVECLVIGVGTMSGVRQLEIMCCFGCMSVLANYFVFMTFFPACVSLVLELSRESREGRPIWQLSHFARVLEEEENKPNPVTQRVKMIMSLGLVLVHAHSRWIAEPTSQNSTAENSVGLDENAPKRIEPNVSLWQFYLSRMASMDIEQVITLGLALLLAVKYIFFEQAETESTLSLKNPIISPVMVQKKVPENCCRKQSGLLKNNQKSNTVEAAFVPRDDNEVIKPVLAESSTKATFVVGSSNPVETTSVINRKEEEVELPKEPRSIEECVRILGNAEKGAKFLTDAEVISLVNAKHIPAYKLETLMETQERGVSIRRQMLSQKLPEPSSLQYLPYRNYNYSLVMGACCENVIGYMPIPVGVAGPLYLDNKEFQVPMATTEGCLVASTNRGCRAICLGGGASSRVLADGMTRGPVVRLPSACQAAEVKAWLESPEGFKIVKEAFDSTSRFARLQKLLISLAGRNLYIRFQSRTGDAMGMNMISKGTEKALARLNEEFPDLQVIAISGNYCTDKKPAAINWIEGRGKSVVCEAVIPAKVVKEVLKTTTEDIVEVNINKNLVGSAMAGSIGGYNAHAANIVTAIYIACGQDAAQNVGSSNCITLMERTGATNEDLYISCTMPSIEIGTVGGGTNLLPQQACLQMLGVQGASQDNPGENARQLAKIVCATVMAGELSLMAALAAGHLVKSHMTHNRSKINLQDLQGTCTKKAA, encoded by the exons ATGTTGTCCAGACTCTTTCGAATGCATGGCCTTTTTGTGGCTTCTCATCCATGGGAAGTCATTGTGGGAACAGTGACTCTCACCATCTGTATGATGTCGATGAAGATGTTCACTGGGAACGATAAGATCTGTGGCTGGAATTACGAGTGCCCAAAACTTGAAGAA GATGTTCTGAGCAGTGACATCATAATACTGACAATCACACGCTGTATAGCAatcctttatatatatttccaatTTCAGAACCTAAGGCAACTTggatcaaaatacattttag gtattGCTGGCCTCTTCACAATCTtctcaagttttgtttttagtacAGTGGTAATTCACTTCTTGGATAAAGAATTGACAGGTTTAAA tgaagctttaccatttttcctgcttctgatCGATCTTTCAAGAGCAAGTGCATTAGCCAAATTTGCACTAAGTTCCAATTCACag gatgaagtaagagaaaatatttcacgTGGAATGGCAATTTTAGGCCCCACGTTTACACTGGATGCACTTGTGGAGTGTCTTGTGATTGGTGTTGGTACTATGTCAG gagtGCGACAGCTTGAAATTATGTGCTGTTTTGGCTGTATGTCTGTTCTTGCCAACTATTTTGTCTTCATGACCTTCTTTCCAGCTTGTGTATCCTTGGTATTAGAG ctttccCGAGAGAGTCGTGAAGGACGTCCAATATGGCAGCTTAGCCATTTTGCTCGTGttctggaagaagaagaaaataaaccaaatccTGTAACACAGAGGGTCAAAATGATAATg tcACTGGGTTTGGTTCTTGTTCATGCCCATAGTCGGTGGATAGCAGAACCAACTTCTCAGAACAGTACAGCAGAAAATTCAGTGGGATTGGATGAGAACGCACCAAAGAGAATTGAACCTAATGTTTCACTATGGCAGTTCTACCTTTCTCG AATGGCCAGTATGGATATTGAGCAAGTAATCACTCTCGGATTAGCCCTTCTCCTTGcagtgaaatacattttttttgagcAAGCAGAGACTGAATCCACGCTTTCACTGAAGAATCCCATAATATCTCCAGTGATGGTCCAGAAGAAAGTCCCTGAGAATTGTTGCAGGAAACAATCTGGacttttgaaaaacaatcaGAAATCTAACACAGTAGAAGCAGCTTTTGTTCCCAGAGATGACAATG AAGTCATAAAACCTGTATTAGCAGAGTCATCAACCAAGGCTACGTTTGTAGTTGGCAGCAGCAACCCTGTGGAAACTACCTCAGTTATTAatagaaaagaggaggaagtcGAGTTACCTAAAGAGCCTCGTTCTATTGAGGAATGTGTTCGTATTCTTGGAAATGCAGAG AAGGGAGCAAAATTCCTCACTGATGCTGAGGTTATCAGCTTAGTTAATGCTAAGCATATTCCTGCATACAAACTGGAAACCTTGATGGAAACTCAGGAGCGAGGCGTGTCCATTCGCAGACAAATGTTATCACAGAAACTCCCTGAACCTTCTTCTTTGCAATATCTTCCTTATAGGAACTATAATTATTCTTTG GTTATGGGAGCTTGCTGTGAAAATGTGATTGGCTATATGCCTATTCCTGTAGGCGTAGCAGGACCATTGTATCTGGATAACAAAGAGTTTCAGGTTCCAATGGCAACAACAGAAGGATGTCTTGTAGCAAGCACCAATAGAGGATGTAGAGCAATATGT CTTGGTGGAGGAGCAAGTAGCCGCGTTCTAGCAGACGGGATGACTCGAGGACCTGTTGTAAGGCTGCCCAGTGCTTGCCAGGCTGCAGAAGTGAAGGCTTGGCTTGAAAGCCCTGAAGGCTTTAAAATAGTGAAAGAAGCTTTTGACAGCACTAGTAG GTTTGCCCGCCTACAAAAACTTCTCATAAGTTTGGCTGGTCGGAACCTTTATATCCGTTTTCAGTCAAGAACAGGGGATGCAATGGGAATGAATATGATTTCCAAA GGTACTGAAAAAGCTCTGGCAAGACTGAATGAAGAGTTTCCGGATCTTCAGGTTATAGCTATCAGCGGTAACTACTGTACAGACAAAAAACCCGCTGCTATAAACTGGATAGAAGGAAGAGGGAAGTCTGTTGTCTGTGAAGCAGTCATTCCAGCCAAAGTTGTTAAAGAA GTACTGAAGACAACTACCGAAGATATAGTTGAAGtgaatataaacaaaaatttggTGGGTTCTGCTATGGCTGGTAGCATAGGTGGCTACAACGCACATGCAGCAAACATTGTTACAGCTATCTACATTGCCTGTGGTCAG GATGCTGCGCAGAATGTGGGCAGCTCTAACTGCATCACTTTGATGGAGCGGACTGGTGCCACCAATGAAGACCTGTACATCAGCTGTACGATGCCATCTATAGAAATAGGAACTGTTGGCGGAGGCACCAACTTGCTACCACAGCAGGCCTGTTTGCAG atGTTAGGGGTTCAAGGTGCAAGCCAAGATAACCCTGGTGAAAATGCCCGTCAGCTTGCTAAAATTGTATGTGCTACAGTGATGGCTGGGGAGTTATCTCTAATggcagctcttgctgctgggCATCTAGTCAAAAGCCACATGACCCACAACAG gtcaaaaataaatctgcaagaTCTGCAAGGAACCTGCACCAAGAAGGCAGCTTGA